One stretch of Cryptosporidium parvum Iowa II chromosome 3, whole genome shotgun sequence DNA includes these proteins:
- a CDS encoding Rab5 like small GTpase yields the protein MSQTAIKTPKTLHLKLVLLGDASVGKSCLVVRFSKDEFHEYQEPTIGAAFMTQSVNVDDDYTVKFEIWDTAGQERYRSLAPMYYRGAAAAIVVYDITNVETFQGAKSWISELQNINNNDIVVALVGNKYDLESSRTVDSETARNYAKEKGILSFETSAKTGYNVQELFEEIARKLPNTKKLDSNSMSTENNGKTGGFQLFRSDRRGGGNCFSNGCSSN from the coding sequence atgtcTCAGACAGCAATAAAAACTCCAAAAACATTGCATCTGAAATTGGTCTTGTTGGGGGATGCTTCAGTTGGAAAATCATGTTTAGTAGTTAGGTTCTCAAAGGATGAATTCCATGAGTATCAGGAACCAACAATCGGTGCTGCCTTTATGACTCAATCGGTAAATGTTGATGATGATTATACTGTTAAGTTCGAAATTTGGGATACAGCAGGGCAAGAAAGATACAGAAGTCTTGCACCCATGTATTATAGAGGAGCTGCGGCAGCAATTGTGGTTTACGACATTACAAATGTAGAAACGTTTCAAGGGGCTAAGTCATGGATATCAGAACTACAGAATATAAATAACAATGATATTGTTGTTGCTTTAGTTGGGAATAAGTATGACTTAGAAAGTAGTCGAACTGTGGACTCTGAAACAGCACGTAACTACGCTAAGGAAAAAGGAATACTGAGCTTCGAAACATCAGCAAAAACTGGATATAATGTCCAAGAACTATTTGAGGAGATTGCAAGAAAGCTTCCAAACACCAAAAAGCTGGACTCTAACAGTATGAGCACAGAAAATAATGGTAAAACTGGAGGGTTTCAATTGTTTAGATCAGATAgaagaggaggaggaaATTGCTTTTCAAATGGTTGTTCTTCaaactaa
- a CDS encoding replication factor RFC3 AAA+ ATpase: LRFTFKMEEAQLPWVEKYRPSGLQDLLSHKDIINTIEKFISSGQLPHLLFHGPPGTGKTSTIHAISKCIYKDRKYQMVLELNASDDRGINVVRDAIKSFSESASTTLNHSGGTNSNIEDIEMSDVSTRNLDCNKSLCENIKLIILDEADMMTSTAQMALRRIMERYSEHVRFCIICNYVNKITPALQSRCTRFRFSPLPIEDIRNRISEIALSERIFITREGQESLIKSSRGDMRKVLNVLQSCSMSNYGNIEKHKDSGELNGASIEGLITYINEEMIHRILGIPTKSELDYIFGILSRESFSSGFSALQNSQNENGYSTQDFVNGLYSKSMEANWPDEVVPLLMRRLADIEYRLSRGASESIQLAAIVSCFHEVRMEMEKLV, encoded by the coding sequence CTGAGGTTCACTTTCAAAATGGAGGAAGCTCAATTACCGTGGGTTGAAAAGTATAGGCCTTCAGGACTACAGGACTTGCTGTCGCACAAAGATATAATTAACACTATCgaaaaatttattagttCTGGCCAGCTTCCACATCTTTTATTCCATGGACCTCCTGGAACTGGAAAGACTTCAACTATACATGCAATTAGCAAATGTATTTACAAAGATAGAAAGTATCAGATGGTGTTGGAACTCAACGCATCAGACGACCGTGGCATAAATGTTGTAAGGGATGCAATCAAAAGTTTTTCAGAAAGTGCATCAACGACATTAAATCACTCAGGTGgaacaaattcaaatattgaagatataGAAATGTCTGATGTAAGCACAAGAAATTTAGACTGTAATAAAAGCTTGTGTGAGAATATTAAGTTAATTATTCTAGATGAGGCAGATATGATGACAAGCACAGCTCAAATGGCACTAAGAAGAATAATGGAGCGTTATTCCGAACACGTTAGATTTTGCATCATTTGCAACTatgttaataaaataacTCCTGCATTGCAAAGTAGATGCACACGGTTTAGATTTTCCCCACTTCCTATTGAGGATATTAGGAATCGAATATCAGAAATTGCTCTGTCAGAGAGGATTTTTATAACTCGAGAAGGTCAAGAGTCGCTCATAAAGTCTTCAAGGGGAGACATGAGGAAAGTTTTAAATGTATTGCAGTCGTGCAGCATGAGTAATTACGGAAACATTGAAAAACATAAAGATTCTGGAGAACTAAATGGGGCATCTATTGAAGGACTTATCAcatatattaatgaagaaatgaTTCACAGAATTCTTGGGATACCCACAAAGAGTGAATTGGATTATATATTTGGAATTCTCTCAAGAGAGAGTTTTTCAAGTGGCTTTAGTGCACTTCAAAATTCCCAGAATGAGAACGGATATTCTACCCAAGATTTCGTAAATGGTCTTTACAGCAAGTCAATGGAAGCAAATTGGCCTGATGAAGTTGTTCCGTTACTTATGAGGCGCCTTGCAGATATCGAGTACAGGCTTTCAAGGGGGGCTAGCGAAAGCATACAACTGGCTGCAATTGTTTCTTGCTTCCATGAAGTTAGAATGGAAATGGAGAAGCTCGTTTAA
- a CDS encoding Ser/Thr protein kinase (transcripts identified by EST), with protein MHEELRIRNGSLNEQRVANINKKGNSVFFTQECSCNNSENCFALASPHASFTSMASFALSSSTSNSIQPIGNTSPHKCEQRCNAGNEHLKKHCCIPSTSLSSTSVSLGETSKLAISSGTSNGKYSIINKQINCNISTIINNNLTGKPEKNAQNTTLKVENGRYTSNTVSNSNKSHTNGVCYSNINAFSQEENDKLVMQQSRDIDISNVNTLNHPKVTTYECENTYSRCSSGMLNGNEKDIVNSSNTNPNPTTNSFSAISKISKPSILGSKGQMVSKNYSLVYKRLYDCLGPVMFPIAPLKGIKHPRGELKLWPTSYDRVISQNSSKRKVHRSLWIPPKSYEHAYVNDLNGTETISAYPMALKFVEDGNARDGRSIKREIECHLYIYQRLSQLQQDQGYDNLEDAWPCAELIGYYLDKKNPGNSVLVTRKLSGPDFFDIIRSEHSSSANSVYSKCQALYEYNKLQWCTLALTRIAQYSALGIRHNDIKPDNIVLDFYYNSTNNERHLDVKIIDLGTASMHSAKDFTGGTSWYESPEQKMLEYYTKKSRDLKSAKTVEIGLSSDSWGAGISIAEVLMGRRVVDSMKSPYGPGPLEFKGKDGWLIEPQEWIEFAKMALGFDNSNCPYKYKICEEAAKYVFNMLVQVNSNKRANIKDVIQKMDYFTQKAYQAVKQKHQT; from the coding sequence ATGCATGAAGAACTAAGAATTAGAAACGGCTCTTTAAATGAACAAAGGGTAGcgaatataaataaaaaagggAATTCTGTGTTTTTCACACAGGAGTGCAGTTGTAATAATAGCGAAAATTGTTTTGCTCTGGCTTCTCCTCATGCGTCTTTTACTTCTATGGCATCATTTGCCCTGTCATCCTCTacttcaaattcaattcaACCTATTGGAAATACTTCTCCTCACAAATGCGAGCAGAGATGTAATGCTGGAAATGAACATTTGAAAAAACATTGTTGCATTCCATCAACTTCTTTATCATCAACTTCAGTTTCTCTTGGTGAAACTTCTAAGTTAGCAATTAGTTCCGGAACGAGTAATGGCAAATATAGCATAATAAATAAGCAGATAAACTGCAATATCAGtacaataattaataataatttgacAGGTAAACCCGAAAAAAATGCGCAGAATACGACTCTAAAAGTGGAAAATGGGAGGTATACAAGTAATACtgtttcaaattcaaataagtCCCATACTAATGGTGTTtgttattcaaatattaatgcaTTTTCACAAGAAGAAAACGATAAACTCGTAATGCAACAAAGCAGAGATATAGACATAAGTAATGTAAATACCCTGAACCATCCTAAAGTTACAACTTATGAATGCGAAAATACTTATTCCAGATGTTCTTCAGGTATGTTAAATGGAAATGAGAAAGATATCgttaattcatcaaatacAAACCCAAATCCTACAACAAATTCATTCTCTGCAATCTCAAAAATCTCAAAGCCTTCAATTTTAGGAAGCAAAGGCCAAATGGTCTCAAAAAATTACTCATTAGTATACAAACGTTTATATGATTGTCTCGGCCCAGTGATGTTTCCCATAGCTCCATTAAAGGGAATTAAACATCCAAGAGGTGAATTAAAGCTATGGCCAACTAGTTACGATAGAGTAATTTCACAGAATTCATCAAAGAGGAAAGTTCACAGATCTTTATGGATTCCTCCAAAAAGCTATGAACACGCATATgtaaatgatttaaatggCACAGAGACCATTTCTGCATATCCGATGGCATTGAAGTTTGTTGAGGATGGAAATGCGCGCGATGGAAGAAGCATTAAGAGAGAAATAGAGTGCCacttatatatatatcagAGGCTATCACAGCTTCAACAAGATCAGGGCTACGACAACTTGGAGGATGCATGGCCATGCGCAGAGTTAATCGGATATTATTTAGATAAGAAGAACCCTGGAAATTCTGTATTAGTAACTAGAAAGCTTTCAGGGCCAGATTTTTTTGACATCATAAGATCTGAACACTCGTCTTCTGCCAATTCAGTGTATAGCAAGTGCCAAGCTCTTTACgaatataataaacttCAGTGGTGCACACTAGCATTAACAAGAATTGCGCAATATTCAGCACTTGGTATTAGGCATAACGATATTAAACCTGACAATATAGTATTGGATTTTTATTACAATAGCACAAATAACGAAAGGCATTTAGACgttaaaattattgatttagGCACTGCCTCCATGCATAGCGCTAAGGATTTCACAGGAGGTACCTCATGGTATGAGAGCCCTGAGCAGAAAATGCTAGAGTActatacaaaaaaaagtagAGATTTGAAATCAGCAAAGACAGTTGAAATTGGACTTTCTTCTGATTCATGGGGTGCAGGAATTTCAATAGCAGAAGTTTTAATGGGCAGAAGAGTTGTGGATAGTATGAAAAGCCCATATGGCCCAGGCCCATTGGAATTTAAAGGAAAAGATGGGTGGCTAATAGAACCTCAAGAGTGGATTGAGTTTGCCAAAATGGCATTGGGATTTGATAATTCAAACTGTCCatacaaatataaaatatgTGAAGAGGCTGCAAAATATGTATTCAATATGCTTGTACAagttaattcaaataaaagagctaatattaaagatgtaatacaaaaaatggACTACTTTACTCAAAAGGCATACCAGGCTGTTAAGCAAAAACATCAAACGTGA
- a CDS encoding GCN5 like acetylase + bromodomain: protein MFIEEANASIDRGIRTIIFEEFSPLVVENINKDYLEGIYRDYSDPKLLKLCNNFGFVEFLKLSNEQGDLNNELIRIFKVTLEEIFSAVLSIINIQQWLSIEARERGPFPTIKKDERASVKSFVMNYLPDENYENNYNSWKLFLKRDSPAGRKVCEMFKLSFLKSLLLTNIGVILNDIETSGIFTKFALKSNLSKAICMKFAIKLCVACGIASKESIDHLKRQAWDHLRYISDDETLQSSLLSETGLGFLHRDSGSAKEEALGIISFECITNDREPEHLVKLIALKNVFARQLPKMPREYIVRLIFDRNHYSFCLLKKGKVIGGVCFRPYFEQRFAEIAFLAVTSTEQVKGYGTRLMNHLKQHVKKSKIEYFLTYADNFATGYFRKQGFRKEVSMPKERWFGYIKDYDGGTLMECYINPEINYLRLSDLFHEQKSALLRAINTIRPLKVYPGINLWENGDESMVKKDLNIELTSDQKNIESTISEPMNDGDPAKNFQNDPCAEDFTPIIDTKPENDLNINTKKIKPSDIPGVLEVGWVEKIIDPVEQSKVDLSMNDQIWQLLDTLSRHENAWPFRKPVSIGEASDYYEIIKEPTDIQTMKRKAKNKEYKTLSEFSSELKRMFDNCRFYNAKNTIYTKYANQLEAFIWPMLQTIQES, encoded by the coding sequence ATGTTTATTGAAGAGGCAAATGCCAGCATTGATAGGGGGATCCGCACAATTATCTTCGAAGAATTTTCGCCCTTAGTCgtagaaaatattaacaagGACTACTTGGAAGGAATATATAGAGATTACTCCGatccaaaattattaaaattatgtAACAACTTTGGTTTTGTTGAATTCCTGAAGTTATCCAACGAACAAGgagatttaaataatgaattaatcCGAATTTTTAAGGTAACTTTAGAGGAGATATTTTCAGCAGTactttctattattaatattcagCAATGGCTCAGTATTGAAGCTCGCGAACGGGGTCCATTTCcaactattaaaaaagatgaaagaGCAAGTGTAAAGAGCTTTGTTATGAACTATTTGCCTGATGaaaattatgaaaataacTACAATTCTTGGAAGCTGTTTCTCAAGAGAGATTCCCCTGCAGGTAGAAAAGTCTGTGAAATGTTTAAactttcatttttaaagtCCTTATTGCTTACAAATATTGGAGTAATTCttaatgatattgaaaCTTCGGGAATATTTACTAAATTTGCGTTAAAAAGCAACTTAAGTAAGGCTATTTGCATGAAGTTTGCTATTAAATTGTGCGTAGCATGTGGCATCGCTTCCAAAGAATCTATTGATCATTTGAAAAGGCAAGCATGGGACCATCTTAGGTATATTTCTGATGATGAAACTCTACAGTCCAGTCTATTGTCTGAAACTGGATTGGGCTTTCTTCATAGAGATAGTGGTAGTGCAAAGGAAGAAGCTCTGggtattatttcatttgaaTGTATTACCAATGATAGAGAGCCAGAACATCTTGTTAAACTTATTGCattaaaaaatgttttCGCAAGGCAATTACCGAAAATGCCAAGAGAATATATAGTTAGACTGATTTTTGACAGAAACCATTATTCTTTCTGTTTGCTGAAGAAAGGAAAAGTAATCGGTGGAGTATGTTTTCGCCCGTACTTCGAGCAAAGATTTGCTGAAATTGCGTTTTTAGCTGTAACTAGTACTGAGCAGGTTAAAGGTTATGGTACAAGATTAATGAACCATTTAAAGCAGCATGTCAAGAAAAGCAAAATAGAATACTTTTTAACATATGCAGATAACTTTGCCACGGGTTATTTCAGAAAACAAGGTTTCAGAAAAGAGGTTAGTATGCCAAAAGAAAGATGGTTTggatatattaaagattatGACGGTGGTACTTTAATGGAGTGTTATATTAATCCAGagattaattatttgagatTATCCGATCTTTTCCATGAGCAAAAATCTGCATTGTTAAGGGctattaatactattagACCTTTAAAGGTCTATCCAGGTATCAATTTATGGGAAAATGGAGACGAAAGTATGGTCAagaaagatttaaatattgagtTAACTAGtgatcaaaaaaatattgaatcaaCTATATCTGAACCAATGAATGATGGTGATCCAGCTAAAAATTTCCAAAATGACCCTTGTGCTGAAGATTTTACTCCAATTATAGATACCAAACCAGAGAATGATTTAAACATAaacacaaaaaaaataaagccCAGTGATATACCTGGTGTTTTAGAGGTTGGTTGGGTAGAAAAGATAATTGATCCTGTCGAGCAATCTAAGGTTGACCTCTCTATGAACGATCAAATTTGGCAGTTACTTGATACCCTATCAAGGCATGAAAATGCATGGCCGTTTAGAAAACCAGTTAGCATAGGGGAAGCATCAGACTACTATGAGATTATTAAAGAACCTACTGATATCCAAACTATGAAGCGTAAAgctaaaaataaagaatataagACATTATCTGAGTTTAGCAGCGAGCTTAAAAGAATGTTTGATAACTGCAGATTTTACAATGcaaaaaatacaatttaTACGAAGTATGCAAACCAGTTGGAGGCATTTATTTGGCCAATGCTACAAACGATACAGGAATCATAA